A single Henriciella sp. AS95 DNA region contains:
- a CDS encoding acyloxyacyl hydrolase — MKRLLATAALTTAATIPALTADAQLVEEARLGVMQHNICVIDCKNADKEDGPNIEGEIVFASPDFLSFIFEPRPYIVGSYNTAGNTNFGGFGLMWNWDFAQGWSVEPSLGYVIHDGALESPFPQGDPRSDAFARENVYYGSEDLFRTGLALNKDFGANWGLQLQYEHLSHGQILGNGRNQGVDNVGVRAYWRFTE; from the coding sequence ATGAAACGCCTTCTTGCTACCGCCGCGCTGACCACTGCCGCCACTATCCCGGCCCTCACTGCTGATGCCCAACTGGTGGAGGAAGCCCGCCTCGGCGTGATGCAGCATAATATCTGCGTCATCGACTGCAAGAATGCCGACAAGGAAGACGGCCCCAATATCGAAGGCGAAATCGTCTTCGCCAGCCCGGACTTCCTGTCCTTCATCTTCGAACCACGCCCTTATATTGTCGGGTCCTACAACACAGCCGGAAACACGAACTTTGGCGGTTTCGGCCTGATGTGGAACTGGGATTTCGCCCAGGGCTGGTCGGTTGAGCCAAGCCTTGGCTATGTCATCCATGACGGCGCGCTGGAAAGCCCGTTCCCGCAGGGCGACCCGCGCAGCGACGCCTTTGCACGCGAGAATGTCTATTACGGATCTGAGGACCTCTTCCGCACGGGTCTCGCGCTGAACAAGGATTTCGGCGCCAATTGGGGCCTGCAGCTGCAGTACGAACATCTGTCCCATGGCCAGATCCTCGGCAATGGCCGCAATCAGGGCGTCGATAATGTCGGCGTGCGCGCTTACTGGCGCTTCACTGAGTAG
- a CDS encoding flavodoxin family protein encodes MTKLAIVYHSGYGHTAKVAEHVEKGASAVDGVDVTVLKADDLTNPDEGPWDALADADGIIFGAPTYMGSASAVFKQFQDATSKVWMNQGWRDKIGAGFTNSGSLAGDKLNTLQQLAILAGQHGMIWANYGAFSGYNSSQSDYETAWNRAGHMIGLGTQALTDLPAEQTPDKADLETAEDFGKRVAEVTKRWVAGKA; translated from the coding sequence CCATTCCGGCTATGGCCACACCGCCAAAGTGGCTGAGCATGTTGAAAAAGGGGCCAGCGCCGTCGACGGGGTCGATGTGACCGTCCTCAAGGCCGACGACCTCACCAATCCAGACGAAGGCCCGTGGGACGCACTCGCAGACGCCGACGGCATCATTTTTGGCGCGCCCACCTATATGGGCTCTGCCTCAGCCGTCTTTAAACAGTTCCAGGATGCGACATCCAAAGTCTGGATGAACCAGGGCTGGCGCGACAAGATCGGTGCCGGTTTCACCAACTCAGGCTCGCTCGCGGGCGACAAGCTCAACACGCTGCAGCAGCTCGCCATCCTGGCCGGTCAGCACGGCATGATCTGGGCCAATTACGGGGCATTTTCCGGCTATAATTCCAGCCAGAGCGACTATGAGACCGCCTGGAATCGCGCCGGCCACATGATCGGCCTCGGCACGCAGGCCCTGACAGACCTGCCAGCCGAACAGACACCTGACAAAGCCGATCTCGAGACGGCCGAAGACTTCGGCAAACGCGTTGCTGAGGTCACGAAGCGTTGGGTGGCAGGAAAAGCATAA